Part of the Varibaculum massiliense genome is shown below.
CGGCTCAGAACCGGCCACCATACCTGACCCCACCGGCACAGGAGGAAAAATCACGCCAAGAATGAAACGCTTCTATGATGAAGCTGCCAAAGCCGGCTACGGCAAACCCGGTAAAGGTATCGGATGCTGGCGGCCAGACTCGATGAAATGGCACCCATCAGGTACAGCCTGTGACTATATGTTTGATGCTGGAAAACCCGCCACTGGAGAACAACTACGCAGAGGCAACGAGTTCGCTAACTGGGCAATAGATAATTCCAAACGCCTTGAAGTCCATTACCTAATCTGGCAAGGAAAAATCTGGACACGATCAAGTGGCAAGTGGAAACAATACGGCGGATACGGTGGACCGACCAAGCAAAACGCCACTACCGGACACTATGACCACGTACACGTCAACGTCTACTGACGAGGAACCCCATGAAAGACTGCATAGAAATCTATGATGACGGCCACGCCGAAATACATACCAGCGATGACACCATCACTGTTACCAGCCCCAACCAGGCAGGACTACGCACAGCCGCGATCATAAAAGCCCGCGCACTAGGATACAAGCCCGCCCGGCAAAACCGGCTGAAAAACCTACCAATAAAGCGCATAGCGGCCACCGCCCTAGTCCTGGCCGCTACCTGCACATTAGGTGCTATCAGTGGCTGGGCACTACACGGTACAACCCCCACTAAACCGGCGGCCGCGGCACCTGCGCCAAAACCCAAAATAATAACCCGCACCGTTCATTCTTCACACCTGGCAGGAGCCAACCTATTTACCTGCCAGACCGGAACAGACGGTAAAGGCATCACTTGCAGCGGGTTAAACGATCAAGGACAACTCGGCACCACCACGCCTGAAACCACCAGCAACACGCTAAGCGAGCTGAAAGGTAAAACCATTACCCACCTGGCCGCCTCGCGCGCAACCACTTGCGCCGCTACCGGCACCAGCGTGTACTGCTGGGGTAAAAACGATACCGGGCAAGCAACTGGAACCCCTTCCGATACGCCAGCTACCCCAACAGCGGTACTCACCGGAAAAGGGGAAATCACGGCATTAACATTAGGTGCCGCCCACACCTGCGCCGCCACCGGAACCAGCCTCTACTGCTGGGGAGATACCACAAATGGCCAAATAAA
Proteins encoded:
- a CDS encoding RCC1 domain-containing protein; amino-acid sequence: MKDCIEIYDDGHAEIHTSDDTITVTSPNQAGLRTAAIIKARALGYKPARQNRLKNLPIKRIAATALVLAATCTLGAISGWALHGTTPTKPAAAAPAPKPKIITRTVHSSHLAGANLFTCQTGTDGKGITCSGLNDQGQLGTTTPETTSNTLSELKGKTITHLAASRATTCAATGTSVYCWGKNDTGQATGTPSDTPATPTAVLTGKGEITALTLGAAHTCAATGTSLYCWGDTTNGQIKDTGQALTPTKMSLPKNIKDQITGLESSGYVTWAQTKTGQLVAFGNNRAGEIPGAEKNAHIEPTEIKGN